One Paracoccaceae bacterium genomic region harbors:
- a CDS encoding endonuclease/exonuclease/phosphatase family protein: MTLRLSVLSWNIHRTRGRDGRADPARILSMMETRPGLQAADILTLQEADQDCRPHRALLEAADLERATGLRHAHAGPTLRWGGHSLGFLGVVVLLRPGLEVRRAELIDLPGHCHRGAVVIVAEGGGRMFRLIATHLSLSQVLRIAQMRIIGQYMARQPMMPTILAGDLNEWRPWGGLALSRAVTGRRWQGPRAATFPAARPLLTLDRVAGCDGARVLAVRAVTDPGISLASDHLPLRADVSIGDG; this comes from the coding sequence ATGACGCTGCGCCTGTCGGTCCTGTCCTGGAACATCCATCGCACGCGCGGCCGTGACGGGCGTGCCGACCCCGCGCGCATCCTGTCGATGATGGAGACGCGGCCCGGATTGCAGGCCGCCGACATCCTGACCCTGCAGGAGGCGGATCAGGACTGCCGTCCGCACCGCGCCCTGCTGGAGGCGGCTGACCTGGAGCGTGCGACCGGCCTGCGCCACGCCCATGCCGGGCCGACGCTGCGGTGGGGCGGGCACAGCCTGGGTTTCCTGGGGGTGGTCGTGCTGTTGCGCCCCGGACTGGAGGTCCGGCGGGCCGAACTGATCGACCTGCCCGGACATTGCCACCGGGGCGCGGTGGTGATCGTGGCCGAGGGAGGCGGCCGCATGTTCCGGCTGATCGCCACGCATCTGTCGCTGTCGCAGGTGCTGCGGATCGCGCAGATGCGCATCATCGGGCAGTACATGGCGCGGCAACCCATGATGCCCACGATACTTGCGGGGGACCTGAACGAGTGGCGGCCCTGGGGCGGACTGGCGCTGTCGCGGGCGGTGACGGGGCGTCGGTGGCAGGGCCCGCGTGCCGCGACCTTTCCGGCGGCACGCCCCCTGCTGACGCTGGATCGCGTGGCCGGATGCGACGGCGCGCGGGTTCTGGCGGTGCGCGCGGTGACCGACCCCGGCATCAGCCTTGCATCCGATCACCTGCCCCTGCGCGCGGATGTGTCGATCGGTGACGGATAG
- the bktB gene encoding beta-ketothiolase BktB — protein sequence MTGIVVLSGARTAIGGFGGALAALAPIDTATIAMKAALARAGVDPARIGQVVMGHVINTEPRDMYLSRVAAMQAGVPESTPAMNVNRLCGSGAQAVVSAAQALMLGDADFAIAGGAESMSRSPYALSAARFGQKMGDTRAVDMMTGALTCPFGTGHMGVTAENVADEHGITRADQDAFALESQARAARAIAEGRFRDQIAPVEVAGRKGTVVFDTDEHPKATSAEALAGLRPVFRKDGSVTAGNASGINDGAAALVLAREDAAAAAGLTPRARILGYAVAGVAPRVMGIGPVPAVRSLLARIGREASDFDVVESNEAFAAQAIAVTRALGLDPARVNPNGGAIALGHPVGATGAILVVKAMAELERTDGRRAIVTMCIGGGQGIALALERV from the coding sequence ATGACCGGCATCGTTGTTCTCTCCGGCGCACGCACCGCCATCGGCGGATTCGGCGGCGCGCTGGCCGCCCTGGCACCCATCGACACGGCAACCATCGCGATGAAGGCCGCACTGGCGCGCGCCGGGGTCGATCCCGCCCGGATCGGGCAGGTCGTCATGGGCCACGTCATCAACACCGAACCGCGTGACATGTATCTGTCGCGTGTCGCCGCGATGCAGGCAGGGGTGCCGGAGTCGACACCGGCGATGAATGTCAATCGCCTCTGCGGATCGGGCGCGCAGGCCGTGGTTTCGGCGGCGCAGGCGCTGATGCTGGGGGACGCCGATTTCGCCATCGCGGGCGGCGCCGAAAGCATGAGCCGTTCGCCCTATGCCCTGTCCGCCGCACGCTTCGGCCAGAAGATGGGGGACACCAGGGCGGTCGACATGATGACCGGGGCGCTGACCTGCCCGTTCGGCACCGGCCACATGGGCGTCACGGCCGAGAACGTGGCGGATGAGCATGGCATCACCCGGGCCGACCAGGACGCCTTCGCACTGGAAAGCCAGGCGCGCGCGGCCCGCGCGATCGCGGAGGGCCGGTTCCGCGACCAGATCGCCCCGGTCGAGGTGGCCGGGCGCAAGGGCACCGTGGTCTTTGACACCGACGAACACCCCAAGGCCACCAGTGCCGAGGCGCTGGCGGGCCTGCGCCCGGTGTTCCGCAAGGACGGCAGCGTGACTGCGGGCAATGCCAGCGGCATCAACGATGGTGCGGCCGCTCTGGTGCTGGCCCGCGAGGATGCCGCCGCCGCCGCCGGGCTGACGCCCCGCGCCCGCATCCTGGGCTATGCCGTCGCCGGGGTCGCTCCCCGGGTCATGGGCATCGGCCCGGTTCCCGCCGTCCGCAGCCTGCTGGCCCGAATCGGGCGTGAGGCCAGCGATTTCGACGTGGTCGAATCGAACGAAGCCTTCGCCGCGCAGGCGATCGCCGTCACGCGCGCCCTGGGCCTCGACCCCGCGCGGGTGAACCCGAACGGCGGCGCCATCGCGCTGGGCCACCCGGTCGGCGCCACGGGCGCGATCCTGGTGGTCAAGGCGATGGCCGAACTGGAGCGCACGGACGGGCGCCGCGCCATCGTGACGATGTGCATCGGCGGCGGGCAGGGTATCGCGCTCGCGCTGGAGCGGGTCTGA
- the maiA gene encoding maleylacetoacetate isomerase, producing the protein MSAPDPSETVLFDYWRSSAAYRVRIALNLAGIAYRAVPVNIAAGEQRLPENLARNPQGLVPTLAIDGLTLTQSVAILDYLEDTRGPIFLPADPAGRARVRALAHAIAMEIAPVANLSVRRRVAELSDGRITPEGWANEVMERGLTALERMLDHPATGIFCHGDSVTQADICLVPQIYNARRGGLDLARWPRILRISAALDALPGVAAAHPDRHIPEGATP; encoded by the coding sequence ATGTCCGCCCCCGATCCGTCCGAGACCGTGCTGTTCGACTACTGGCGGTCATCGGCCGCCTACCGTGTCCGCATCGCGCTGAACCTGGCGGGCATCGCCTATCGCGCGGTGCCTGTGAACATCGCCGCCGGTGAACAGCGGTTGCCGGAAAACCTGGCGCGAAACCCGCAGGGTCTGGTGCCCACGCTGGCCATCGACGGGCTGACACTGACGCAGTCGGTGGCCATCCTGGACTATCTCGAGGACACGCGCGGCCCGATCTTCCTGCCCGCCGATCCGGCGGGCCGTGCCCGGGTGCGCGCGCTGGCCCATGCCATCGCGATGGAGATCGCTCCGGTCGCCAACCTGTCGGTGCGCCGCCGCGTGGCCGAACTGTCCGACGGCCGCATCACGCCCGAGGGCTGGGCCAACGAGGTGATGGAACGCGGGCTGACCGCACTGGAGCGGATGCTGGATCATCCCGCGACGGGCATCTTCTGCCACGGCGACAGCGTGACCCAGGCCGATATCTGCCTGGTGCCCCAGATCTACAACGCCCGCCGCGGCGGGCTCGATCTGGCCCGCTGGCCGCGCATCCTGCGCATTTCGGCGGCACTAGACGCCTTGCCGGGCGTCGCTGCCGCGCACCCCGACCGCCACATTCCTGAAGGAGCCACCCCATGA
- a CDS encoding MBL fold metallo-hydrolase codes for MTGTTATPPETGAATRPDRLVLLGVKGGPAIRARGAMPTSTLLDMAGQRIVIDCGLGVAKGLVEAGADLRTIDHIVITHLHSDHVLELGPLLHTAWTTGLARPVDVWGPPGIDVYWQGFLASLAYDITIRVHDEGRMPLADLVRLHVHDEGEVFAAPGLVARAMRVPHPPLEHCFAWRFDGAVSVTLSGDTAFHPPLAEFARGSAVLVHEAMLPEGIEAIIAKTGLGQRLRNHLHMAHSTVEQAARIARAAGAGRLVLNHLIPVDDPAFTDEDWLARAAAVWNGPVTVGRDGMEIEL; via the coding sequence ATGACAGGCACCACCGCGACACCCCCGGAAACCGGCGCGGCAACCCGGCCCGACCGCCTGGTCCTGCTGGGCGTGAAGGGTGGACCGGCGATCCGCGCACGCGGCGCCATGCCGACATCGACGCTGCTGGACATGGCGGGACAACGCATTGTCATCGATTGCGGCCTCGGCGTTGCAAAGGGGCTGGTCGAGGCGGGGGCCGACCTGCGGACGATAGACCACATCGTGATCACGCATCTGCATTCGGATCATGTGCTGGAGCTTGGCCCGCTGCTGCACACGGCCTGGACCACCGGCCTTGCCCGGCCCGTCGACGTCTGGGGGCCGCCGGGCATTGACGTATACTGGCAGGGCTTCCTGGCGTCGCTGGCCTATGACATCACGATCCGCGTGCATGATGAAGGGCGCATGCCGCTGGCCGATCTGGTGCGCCTGCATGTCCATGACGAGGGCGAGGTCTTTGCAGCCCCCGGCCTGGTGGCCCGGGCCATGCGCGTGCCGCACCCGCCGCTGGAACATTGTTTCGCCTGGCGTTTCGACGGGGCAGTGTCGGTGACGCTGTCGGGCGATACGGCGTTCCACCCGCCGCTGGCCGAGTTCGCACGCGGCTCGGCGGTGCTGGTGCATGAGGCGATGCTGCCCGAGGGAATCGAGGCGATCATCGCCAAGACGGGGCTGGGCCAGCGGCTGCGCAACCATCTGCACATGGCGCATTCGACCGTCGAGCAGGCGGCTCGGATCGCACGGGCGGCCGGTGCGGGACGGCTGGTGCTGAACCACCTGATTCCGGTGGATGACCCTGCGTTCACCGATGAAGACTGGCTGGCGCGGGCCGCCGCGGTCTGGAACGGGCCGGTGACGGTCGGCCGAGATGGAATGGAGATTGAACTATGA
- the fahA gene encoding fumarylacetoacetase, producing the protein MTLRKSWVPGANDPAGDFPLNNLALGVFSVAGEDPRCGVAIGDMVLDVAGMERAGWLRLADDPVMDLPYWNEVMELGQKAWARMRTILTGYLAEGAETRAEVEPFLHPRTGVTLHMPMLVAEYTDFYASRHHAFNVGSMFRDPANALPPNWLHIPIGYNGRASSVVVSGTPVRRPWGQLKGPQDAAPRLAPSARFDFELELGAIVGRASDRPVTVAEADEMIFGYVLLNDWSARDIQAWEYQPLGPFQAKATATTISPWIVMRAALSGFRVPTPEREVPLLPYLAEPGPLGQDIDLSVALRPDGGTETVIAQTNARELYYAAAQQLAHHTLCGCPMTVGDLLGSGTISGPTAGSRGSLLELSWGGKEPLAIAGGSRSFLEDGDTLILRGHAQGDGFRIGFGECAGRVVPALAGPYALP; encoded by the coding sequence ATGACGCTGCGCAAAAGCTGGGTGCCCGGCGCCAACGATCCGGCCGGCGACTTTCCGCTGAACAACCTTGCGCTTGGCGTGTTCTCGGTGGCGGGCGAGGACCCGCGTTGCGGCGTGGCCATCGGGGACATGGTGCTGGATGTGGCCGGCATGGAGCGCGCGGGCTGGCTGCGGCTGGCCGACGACCCTGTGATGGACCTGCCCTACTGGAACGAGGTGATGGAACTGGGCCAGAAGGCCTGGGCGCGGATGCGCACGATCCTGACGGGCTATCTGGCGGAGGGTGCCGAGACCCGTGCCGAGGTCGAACCCTTTCTGCATCCGCGGACAGGCGTCACATTGCACATGCCGATGCTGGTGGCCGAGTACACGGATTTCTACGCCAGCCGACACCATGCGTTCAACGTGGGTTCGATGTTCCGCGATCCGGCCAACGCCTTGCCGCCGAACTGGCTGCACATTCCCATCGGCTATAACGGCCGCGCATCCTCGGTGGTGGTCTCGGGCACGCCGGTGCGGCGGCCCTGGGGCCAGTTGAAGGGGCCGCAGGACGCCGCGCCGCGCCTTGCACCTTCGGCCCGGTTCGATTTCGAGTTGGAACTGGGTGCGATCGTCGGCCGCGCGTCGGACCGGCCCGTGACGGTGGCCGAGGCTGACGAGATGATCTTTGGCTATGTGCTGCTGAACGACTGGTCGGCCCGCGACATCCAGGCGTGGGAGTATCAGCCGCTGGGTCCGTTCCAGGCAAAGGCGACGGCGACGACGATCTCGCCCTGGATCGTGATGCGGGCGGCGCTGTCGGGGTTCCGCGTGCCGACGCCCGAACGCGAGGTGCCGCTTCTGCCCTATCTGGCCGAACCCGGACCGCTGGGGCAGGACATCGATCTCAGCGTGGCGCTGCGGCCGGACGGCGGCACCGAGACGGTGATCGCCCAGACCAATGCGCGCGAACTCTATTACGCTGCGGCGCAGCAACTGGCGCATCACACCCTGTGCGGCTGCCCGATGACGGTGGGCGACCTGCTGGGATCGGGCACGATCTCGGGGCCCACCGCAGGCAGCCGGGGCAGCCTGCTGGAACTGTCATGGGGCGGAAAGGAGCCGCTGGCCATCGCGGGCGGCAGTCGCAGTTTTCTGGAGGATGGCGACACCCTGATCCTGCGCGGCCATGCGCAGGGCGACGGGTTCCGGATCGGTTTCGGTGAATGCGCCGGGCGCGTCGTGCCGGCGTTGGCCGGTCCCTACGCCCTGCCATGA
- a CDS encoding DinB family protein: MTFRPLSLMARNNAWANETLLAACAGLAPGEWDARRTAFFPSLRATLEHLHAVDLYYIDAVEGGGRGLGVYDPHPSFADVPSLAAAQRLSDIRLIRLAEQVDPMQPVDTDRGAQGMVTETAGAVLLHLFQHQIHHRGQAHAMLSGSSVPPPQLDDFHLAFGRVPAAGAWLEPSS; this comes from the coding sequence ATGACGTTCCGTCCGCTTTCCCTGATGGCGCGCAACAACGCCTGGGCGAACGAGACGCTACTGGCGGCCTGCGCAGGACTGGCGCCTGGGGAATGGGACGCGCGGCGGACCGCGTTCTTCCCGTCGCTGCGCGCGACGCTGGAACACCTGCATGCCGTCGATCTTTACTACATCGACGCCGTCGAGGGCGGCGGTCGCGGGCTTGGCGTGTACGATCCACACCCGTCCTTCGCCGATGTTCCGAGCCTCGCCGCCGCGCAACGCCTGTCGGACATCCGGTTGATCCGGCTGGCCGAGCAGGTTGATCCCATGCAGCCGGTCGACACCGACCGCGGCGCACAGGGCATGGTCACCGAGACTGCGGGGGCGGTGCTGCTGCATCTGTTCCAGCATCAGATCCACCACCGTGGGCAGGCCCATGCCATGCTTTCGGGCAGTTCCGTGCCACCGCCGCAACTGGACGATTTCCATCTTGCCTTTGGACGGGTCCCCGCCGCCGGCGCCTGGCTGGAGCCTTCGTCTTGA
- a CDS encoding GntR family transcriptional regulator — MTGAPSKETLSSRIAADLRDAILRGDPPPGAKINLDRLRLAHGVSISPLREAVARLVGDGLVTFEDQRGYRVSPVSAADLAEVTRLRAELEVLALGASIVAGDLDWESDVMRALYRLNRTERHTEHRQTQEAWEAAHAAFHMALIRGCGMPMLLRLCTTLHDLHDRYRRLFPIAAAPDRDVRAEHAAIADAVAARDAERATAALRAHIHRTGETLQAALAAAAGTTPGQG, encoded by the coding sequence ATGACCGGGGCGCCGAGCAAGGAAACCCTGTCCAGCCGGATCGCCGCGGATCTGCGCGATGCGATCCTTCGTGGCGACCCGCCACCGGGTGCCAAGATCAACCTTGATCGTCTGCGTCTCGCGCATGGCGTCTCGATCAGCCCCCTGCGCGAGGCTGTGGCCCGCCTGGTGGGCGATGGTCTGGTGACGTTCGAGGATCAGCGTGGATACCGTGTGTCGCCGGTGTCGGCAGCCGACCTTGCCGAGGTCACGCGCCTGCGCGCAGAACTGGAAGTCCTGGCCCTGGGGGCGAGCATCGTTGCGGGTGATCTGGATTGGGAAAGCGATGTCATGCGCGCGCTGTACCGGCTGAACCGGACCGAACGCCATACCGAGCACCGGCAGACGCAGGAGGCGTGGGAAGCCGCGCATGCCGCGTTTCACATGGCGCTGATCCGGGGCTGCGGAATGCCGATGCTGCTGCGGTTGTGCACCACGCTGCACGACCTGCATGACCGCTACCGGCGGCTGTTCCCGATTGCGGCGGCGCCCGACCGGGATGTGCGGGCCGAACACGCGGCGATTGCAGATGCCGTTGCCGCCCGCGATGCGGAGCGCGCGACCGCTGCGCTGCGTGCCCACATCCACCGGACGGGCGAGACGTTGCAGGCGGCCCTCGCGGCGGCCGCCGGCACAACACCCGGGCAGGGCTGA
- a CDS encoding GntR family transcriptional regulator — MFQAAYQRIRSDIVFGRLPPAARLRLEDLRESYGTSVPTLREVLNRLTSEGLVVTEDQRGFAVAPVSAANLLELAALRKLIELDALAQSLRLGDIAWEADVVAAHHKLARMEARMQAGETVDRTEWKRYDFGFHQTLIGACRSAELMAVHGAVFDKYLRYQMLYLTYRGAIAAAEHRALLEAALARDVDAAQAVLVRHIDGGVEHALAAHGTRPGAG, encoded by the coding sequence ATGTTTCAGGCCGCCTATCAACGCATCCGGTCGGACATCGTGTTCGGTCGCCTGCCCCCGGCTGCCCGGCTGCGTCTGGAGGATCTGCGCGAATCCTACGGCACCTCGGTTCCCACCCTGCGCGAGGTGCTGAACCGGCTGACATCCGAGGGGCTGGTGGTGACCGAGGATCAGCGCGGATTTGCGGTTGCCCCCGTTTCCGCGGCGAACCTGCTGGAACTGGCCGCGTTGCGCAAGCTGATCGAACTGGACGCGCTCGCGCAGTCCCTGCGTTTGGGCGACATCGCGTGGGAGGCCGACGTGGTCGCGGCGCATCACAAGCTTGCCCGGATGGAGGCGCGGATGCAGGCAGGCGAGACGGTCGACCGGACAGAATGGAAGCGCTACGACTTCGGTTTTCACCAGACCCTGATCGGCGCCTGCCGGTCGGCCGAACTGATGGCGGTGCATGGCGCCGTGTTCGACAAGTACCTGCGCTACCAGATGCTGTACCTGACCTATCGCGGCGCCATCGCAGCGGCCGAGCACCGCGCGCTTCTTGAGGCGGCACTTGCCCGCGATGTGGATGCGGCCCAGGCGGTTCTGGTGCGGCACATCGACGGGGGCGTGGAGCACGCCCTCGCCGCGCATGGCACGAGGCCGGGAGCCGGGTGA
- a CDS encoding TRAP transporter large permease, with protein MSLGFLVCLVAVFLLAAIGTPIAYALLLGGIVYLGVIGADMGLAAEQLIQSIYDGYILLAVPLFIIAANIMNAGAISERLLGFCVAVVGRFRGGLGHVNIVSSLIFAGMSGSAVADAAGIGKIIIGMMTKDGRYPRGYAAAITAASATIGPIIPPSIPMVMYALISGQSIGYLFLAGIVPGFLMAVMLMVMNHIRATQMGVQQEAPVPVRDIPRLTVQAVPVLLMPVILLGGIYGGATTPTEAASIAALYALLLAVLLYRSLSVAVFWRQVVDSARQAATVGIVIGCALIFNYIVASERIPNALQSWLAGMEMSPIVFLLAINLLLLLLGCLLDATTIILVILPLFVPTCQALGIDLVHFGVVAVVNCMIGLITPPYGMLLFVINAVTGIPLRDIIVNVLPFLFALLVALMCLIFFPGLSLWLPRQFGYAG; from the coding sequence ATGAGCCTGGGCTTCCTCGTCTGCCTGGTCGCGGTGTTCCTGCTGGCTGCCATCGGCACGCCGATCGCCTATGCCCTTCTCCTCGGCGGGATCGTCTATCTCGGGGTGATCGGGGCCGACATGGGGCTGGCCGCCGAACAGCTGATCCAGTCGATCTATGACGGCTACATCCTGCTGGCGGTGCCGCTGTTCATCATAGCGGCCAACATCATGAACGCCGGCGCGATCAGCGAGCGCCTGCTGGGCTTCTGTGTCGCCGTCGTGGGGCGGTTCCGGGGCGGGCTTGGCCACGTCAACATCGTGTCCTCGCTCATCTTCGCGGGCATGTCGGGATCGGCGGTGGCTGATGCGGCGGGCATCGGCAAGATCATCATCGGCATGATGACGAAGGACGGACGCTATCCGCGCGGCTATGCCGCTGCGATCACCGCCGCCTCGGCCACCATCGGCCCGATCATTCCGCCCTCGATCCCGATGGTGATGTATGCGCTGATCTCGGGCCAATCCATCGGCTACCTGTTCCTTGCTGGCATCGTTCCCGGGTTCCTGATGGCCGTGATGCTGATGGTCATGAACCACATCCGCGCCACACAGATGGGGGTGCAGCAGGAAGCGCCGGTTCCGGTCCGCGACATTCCCCGCCTGACCGTGCAGGCGGTGCCCGTGCTCCTGATGCCGGTGATCCTGCTGGGCGGCATCTATGGCGGTGCCACAACGCCCACCGAGGCCGCCTCGATCGCCGCGCTCTACGCGCTGCTGCTGGCTGTGCTGCTCTACCGGTCGCTGTCCGTCGCCGTCTTCTGGCGGCAGGTCGTCGACAGCGCCCGGCAGGCCGCGACGGTCGGCATCGTCATCGGCTGTGCGCTGATCTTCAACTACATCGTCGCATCCGAACGCATCCCGAATGCATTGCAGTCCTGGCTTGCCGGGATGGAGATGAGCCCGATCGTGTTCCTGCTGGCGATCAACCTGCTGCTTCTGCTTCTGGGCTGCCTGCTGGATGCGACCACCATCATCCTGGTCATCCTGCCGCTGTTCGTGCCGACATGTCAGGCCCTGGGCATCGACCTGGTGCATTTCGGCGTGGTCGCGGTCGTGAACTGCATGATCGGGCTGATCACGCCACCCTACGGCATGCTGCTGTTCGTCATCAACGCGGTCACCGGGATCCCGCTGCGCGACATCATCGTGAATGTCCTGCCGTTCCTGTTCGCGTTGCTGGTGGCGCTGATGTGTCTCATCTTCTTTCCCGGCCTGTCGCTCTGGCTGCCGCGCCAGTTCGGCTATGCGGGGTGA
- a CDS encoding TRAP transporter small permease has protein sequence MLLAMFAVFIAQIAARYLFNLPVGWTVEVCLTLWLWLVLWGAGLCLADRDHVKFDLLYQMASPGTQRILGALSAACIVVGIAVALPASWDYVDFYRIKRSATLRIPLNWIFIVYMLFCGALIVGYGWRLAQILRNPQRTDP, from the coding sequence ATGCTTCTTGCGATGTTCGCCGTCTTCATCGCGCAGATCGCCGCGCGATACCTGTTCAACCTGCCGGTTGGCTGGACCGTGGAGGTCTGCCTGACGCTCTGGCTCTGGCTGGTCCTCTGGGGCGCCGGGCTTTGCCTTGCGGACCGCGATCATGTGAAGTTCGATCTGCTCTATCAGATGGCAAGCCCCGGCACGCAGCGCATCCTCGGCGCATTGTCTGCGGCCTGCATCGTCGTCGGGATCGCGGTCGCGCTGCCTGCAAGCTGGGACTACGTCGATTTCTACCGCATCAAGCGGAGCGCGACGCTTCGCATTCCGCTGAACTGGATTTTCATTGTCTACATGCTGTTCTGCGGCGCGCTGATCGTGGGATATGGCTGGCGTCTGGCCCAGATCCTCCGCAACCCGCAGCGGACGGATCCCTGA
- the dctP gene encoding TRAP transporter substrate-binding protein DctP: protein MPFTTTRRAMLAASAAVALALSAGIAAAQDKIQLRMSTVATETDQRTRALAEVFGPGVAEFANYEPHYNGTLFKQATELEAIARGNLEMAITSAQELATFFPEFSVFTAGYLHRDAAHQVAVFNDPLMDPFKKKAEDELGVKLLTVMYLGRRHVNLRGEQEVKTPADLSGVKLRMPGTDAWQFLGSALGANPVPVAFGEIYTALQTGAVDGQDNPLPTVRDSKFYEVTKQIVLTSHLVDLNYLAISKKVWDGMTPDQQAATQAAADAAAEAARQRQLGLEDELVQFMKDQGLKVYEPDIAAFRAKVQADYLASPYAAAWPAGIVDAINAAGN from the coding sequence ATGCCGTTCACCACCACGCGCCGCGCTATGCTTGCGGCCTCGGCCGCTGTTGCCCTGGCACTGTCCGCAGGCATCGCAGCCGCGCAGGACAAGATCCAGCTTCGCATGTCCACCGTCGCCACCGAGACCGATCAGCGCACCCGCGCGCTTGCCGAGGTGTTCGGACCCGGCGTGGCCGAATTCGCCAACTACGAGCCGCATTACAACGGCACCCTGTTCAAGCAGGCGACCGAGCTTGAGGCGATCGCACGCGGCAACCTGGAAATGGCCATCACCTCGGCGCAGGAACTGGCGACGTTCTTCCCCGAGTTCTCGGTCTTCACGGCCGGGTACCTGCACCGCGATGCGGCGCATCAGGTTGCCGTCTTCAACGATCCGCTGATGGATCCGTTCAAGAAGAAGGCCGAGGATGAACTTGGGGTGAAACTGCTGACAGTGATGTATCTTGGCCGCCGCCACGTGAACCTGCGCGGCGAGCAGGAGGTCAAGACCCCGGCCGATCTTTCGGGCGTCAAGCTGCGGATGCCCGGCACGGACGCCTGGCAGTTCCTCGGCTCGGCGCTTGGGGCCAATCCGGTGCCTGTCGCCTTCGGGGAAATCTACACTGCGCTTCAGACCGGCGCCGTCGACGGGCAGGACAACCCGCTGCCGACGGTGCGCGATTCGAAGTTCTACGAGGTGACAAAGCAGATCGTGCTGACCTCGCATCTGGTCGACCTGAACTATCTGGCCATCTCCAAGAAGGTCTGGGACGGAATGACCCCGGACCAGCAGGCCGCGACGCAGGCTGCGGCCGATGCGGCGGCCGAGGCCGCGCGGCAGCGGCAGCTGGGCCTTGAGGACGAGCTTGTCCAGTTCATGAAGGACCAGGGCCTGAAGGTCTATGAACCCGACATCGCCGCATTCCGTGCCAAGGTGCAGGCAGACTATCTTGCCTCGCCCTATGCGGCGGCATGGCCTGCCGGGATCGTGGATGCGATCAACGCCGCCGGGAACTAG
- the aroQ gene encoding type II 3-dehydroquinate dehydratase codes for MPTVHILNGPNLNLLGRRQPEIYGRETMDDVRTACVALGQGLGLAVELFQSNHEGIIVDQIHIAREAAQGIVINPGAYTHTSVAILDALNAFEGPVIEVHISNVHKRESFRHHSYVSLRADGVIAGLGTEGYQAAVRRMATLLG; via the coding sequence ATGCCCACCGTCCACATCCTGAACGGCCCGAACCTGAACCTGCTCGGGCGGCGCCAGCCGGAAATCTACGGGCGTGAAACGATGGATGACGTGCGGACAGCCTGCGTGGCGCTTGGGCAGGGTCTCGGGCTGGCCGTGGAACTGTTCCAGTCAAACCACGAAGGCATCATAGTCGACCAGATCCACATAGCGCGAGAGGCGGCGCAGGGCATCGTCATCAACCCCGGCGCCTACACCCACACGTCCGTCGCCATCCTGGACGCGCTGAATGCGTTCGAGGGCCCTGTCATCGAGGTCCACATCTCGAACGTCCACAAGCGCGAGTCCTTCCGGCACCATTCCTACGTTTCGCTGCGCGCCGATGGCGTGATCGCGGGGCTGGGCACCGAGGGGTATCAGGCCGCCGTCCGGCGAATGGCCACGCTGCTGGGATGA